The nucleotide sequence CGTtgacatgcaaaaaaaaatcaacgacccaaaaaatattgtattaagTTGTTATAGCAAAAAAGATAATTTGATCTAGTGACTAGTATACAAAGAATGATACAATCACAGATTTGAGCCCTCATATCTTCGTCTGCACAGCAATTGTCTGGCTGCACAATTGTCATCTGTTGGGGGCTTGAATACCTCAGAAACAAGGCTACCATATCAAAAACCAAACCCCGAATAGAATCAAATAAAaagttactccctccggtcctatatataagaaacaatttacttttttgattcattaaatagttgatgtatttggtctatttcTAAGCTAGGTACatcaattattgaatgaatctaaaaagttaactttttcttataaataggaccggaggtagtatcaTTTAATAATACAACCTCTTTATCTATGTAATGGAGTTGACCAGTGAAATATTCATGTGCATGAGCTGAGTTTGGCTCGTCTTTCTTCATAAGATGCTGGATTCAATTTAACAAACAATAAGAAGTCGGTCAgtaaaataatactccctccgtttcaaaatgagtgtcactttagcaaaaaaaaaattgtttcaaaatgaatgtcaattTCAGtttccaatacaactttaattttttccttccaactttaccctcaataaatactccaCTTTTCTCTCACATAATTTTCGATACAACTTTAAGTtagtctttttcttataaagtaatgGAAGTATAGTAAAAGTGttatgtctaatgattatttcattcaatttcttaatttgtgtgtcAAAACCTTAAACGACACACATTGTGAAACAGAGGGAGTAGGAGATACGAAGACCAAGAAGCATCATTTAGTTTGGAAATAATTTGGTGTGAAGCTTTGAAGAAAACAAAGCATTCACATTCCATTTATAACATGCATTATAGTACTTGTAAACAggttttaaaatatttcagGTGCCAGAACTTACGCTCAGTTGGTCGTGACATGAGAGGGATATAGGAGCCTTTCTTCTTGGATCCTTGAATTGGTGGCTTGGATTCTTGAATTGGTGGCAAGCTTTGATCTGGGCAAGGAACTGTTATCAGTACAATAGATCACTATAAACTAAACTAAGCAAATGTGGTTGGAAATTTATTCAGGTACACATGTTTGCAGCACCATGTAATAGAGGCACACAATTAAGAATAGCTTCGTGAAAGATTGCAGTTTGAAGCTGGAAAATTTTGCATTCATTAACCAAGTGTGCATGCAGCGCTTTTCCCGAATCTAGATACACAATCACATAAACAAATTCAAGTTATCGAACTTCGCTACATAGAAAACCGCAATAGGCAAGGAAAGAAAACCAGTCACCATATTTGAAGTCTTACAAACCAGAATTACCTGATGAACATATAAACTTGAGATCTTCAAATTCACAGGACTGAAGAACCAAAGGAGCCTCTGAAGCCATAACGTACTGAGGTTTTCTGGGGATCCTGTTGGTGTCCAGTAACATGTCAATCACCTAAAAATTTAAGCGTAAAACTTATTAACTCAACCTTCAGAATAACAATCAAGATATATAGAGATGGATTGACCTagaattattctttttttggaCAAGAATTGACCGAGGATTTAATCTTAAAGCATGATGCTAatatgaaatagaaaataaaagataaataagaaACTGTGCGACACCCTCACAGGCAAGAAGGCAGTACAATCctttaacatttaaaaaagtCTGCCCCTTTGAAAGTGTGGGATTTGCCAAAacacagaaagaaagaaagaaaaatgaatgcaAGTTGGAAATATTTTCAACAGAAAAGGACTCTTCCTATGGTAAGTGTGGGATTCACTAAAACACAGAAATAGAAATGAATGCAAGTTGGAAATACTTTCAACAGAAAAGGACTCGTTATGGTTCTGTGCAAATGTTGAAGTGGTTGACAACAAAACTTCAATTCCGACGATTCAAGATGATAAAAAGTCATTATATTCTACAACAGTAACAGTAATTAGCATATTGCAGCAAACAGGGAACACAGCCATTCAGTGAGGGTTACCTCTAATAGGCCCCACAAAACATCTATTATTTAGCTTAAATAATCTTAACATCAGtttctttcttcaataaaaTTGGCTTTGGGAAATAAACTTGCCAAGCATGTCATACATTGCATCAAGCCTTCACAGTTCAGAGGACTCTTGCCATGAAAGAATGAATTTACGAGGAATCacaacaaataaacaaatattttaaatgattgtATGAGGGTGTTGGGCACTCACATCTGGAGATTCAAGACCTTTGCCAATCGAGAAGAGAACAGCAACCATGCAGCGAACCTGATGCCATAGAAAAGCACGACCTCTGATTTTAATCACCCAAAGCTGATTATCCTCATACCTGCAGGAAAATGGAAAGCTTGTTCAGATTTCAAACCCAAAAGCTAGAGAATagcaaattgatttttttttttttgtcaggcaAATTCAATTATGGaaattttgtaacaaacaacTCTAAATTCTGAAATGAAACTAGTGAGAGTTTCCCTCTTTAGAATGCAAAGGGGGAAAATGATAGTTACATAGAAGGTTGATATAAGCTACTGCAGTCTAATTTCAACTGTTGGATTCCAACAGTTGAAACATATGAAGTACAGATCATGAGTATATTCATCCTAACCTATtgagaattatttttcattaaaaattaataaccTCGTCTTTTTTTAGCTGTTTTGTGGAAAGAAATTTTGTGTATGTTTTCCCCCTTTAAACTgtcattcattcatttgatttgTCTCTCTtccatgcaattttttttttttgtttctgtttaGTTTATTCTGGTGGGCCCAGAAGGAATGGAAAAGATCATCCAAATATTCCATGCAGCAAAAAATGATCACCAGTTATTAGCTATAAACAAAGGAACCTGGGCTCCAGCCAACAGCATTTGGTTCCTTCGCAAATCGCACCCCATGAGGATGAAGTAAAATCAGAAATCAGACAAGCATTGTAAAACACGTAATTATCAAGTATCATGTCAATGGCTCATACAGAAGCACATGCAAACACAAAGTGGGGGGAAATTTTCAATCAATCTTTACAGCAGAAAGTATATGTTACATAGAAGGTTGATATAAGCTACTGCAGTTTAATTTCAACTGTTGGATTCCAACATAATTTTCCCATCAACCATGCACTAAGCGAAACACATGTATAAAGGTAAAAAATTGTCTACCAATCTTAACCTCACATCTGTGGCATAAATCTCAAACATTGTGATACGCCGCATGTAGGTGTGCACATTTGCTGCATCCATTTTACAGAAGTTTCTAAAGTCATGTTCTCCTACTAGTTTTGTTCCAGCATTCTCCATAGCCTAATGAGACATCAACCAATGAGAAGTGATTACAATCCATGTGCCTCTCAAATCTTTCACGCGATTgaaaatagagaagaaagacaAAACAAGGTTCAAGAACTTATATAAATGGTAATTGAATATGGTTTTCGTACCAAGATATTCaaattttctttccaaaagAAATATCTATACTCCCTGCCTGAACAGCTGAACCTGTATTAGTAAAGCAAATGAGAAACATGATAACAAAATAGAATAGTTTAAGCTGTCAATATTCATTTcattaattacaaaaattaattcaattattaCAAGATTTTTGCAATGTGAAGGGTAGTGTCAGTAAGGACAATAGTTCTGCTTAAATCACAAGCTGGAAAAGTATGGTTTAGCTTACCATATCAAAGCTGTTGTAACAATTGAAATTATTACTGCCTACTAATATTATTAATTCTAGTCTATAACATTCTTCTCTGTGTCATAAATGCACGTGCCCATGAAAGAAAAAACTAGAATTTGCTGAGCTTCCTATGTATTCATCTGAACCtttcaacatcaacttaagttttgaaaatattacCCGCTCAACAAGCTTGAAAGTTCAAACCTTACATGAATATATGAGTTACAATCTGTTGACACTAGATACTAAAATTGGCACACTCACACCTTCAATGACTTTTTTGTAGAATATGAATTTAATCAATCACCTATTGAATTGACAGTACTTATTCTGTAGTTAGagaatttcattaaaaaaaaaaaactattttatactTCATCTCCTCACTTTATGTTAGTGCTTGAAATACAAGTAAATACTTaccattaaaatatatttctatgaACGTCTAAATTAATTTAGTATAAAATCATCATCAAGATAATGTAATATGATTGAATAGTTGAATTAGTTAATTTTTCACTCGACAAATAATTATTGAAAAGGTGATTATTCCAATTTTGACACTTGGTGTCAACTGACCCTCTCTCTTTCTCTACACACATATATACACAAACATACACAGATACATAATCTTTCTCTAATATGATGGTTACCAATCAGTAGAAGGACCTTCAGTTTATACTTGTTTAGTTGTTTATACATTCAACATCAATTGCAATACCACAAACAAAATTTGGCTACTCTAATTGTAAGAATACATGTAATATTGTGATCCCTCTTGCAAAACCATATCAGTTAGCATATATAGGTATTTATGTATTTGAGCATATATATTCTGGATAGgttatttcaaatttatcaGGGGAAAAAGCTTAGATCTAGTGTTGCCCATTATTGTCACTCTTCtctatataaattaataaacatATTAGAAACTGAAAGTCAAGTTTTAAAGAATGTATACAAACCTTGCATGGAAATCAACAGGAACAGGACACCAGCCAAGAATTCGAATGTCACTTGGAAGTTCTCGATTTATCACCCTCACATAATCAAGTTCCCCTTctacgcaaaaaaaaaaaaatgtaggaattaagaaaaggaagaaataaaatatgtgTGATTTTCGACGCGgatttaaatgatatattaaggACATGGTGAACAATCACAAGGTTGGCTTTTATGTTTATAAAACTGCCAAAAAAGCAATTACAAATTTGCATTTACATTTATAAATTTCTAAAACTATGCTGCCGTCCTTTTAGCTTCATCAATATACAACTCAATGGGCATGAATCAGAGCAATCAATACCCTATATAACCTGCTTAGGCCCCAAGCTATGGAATTAAATCTACCTAGCAAGTAATCCTTTTCATATCTGCATGGGGTAGTTGATATCTTTACTGTAATATTACGCAACTGAATATTTTGATGTGCCTCATACAAAAACAGCAACCAaaccttatcccactaagtggggttaGCTACATGGAACAAACgccgccataatgttctatcatctATCATATCCCTTTCCAACTAATTAATTTGTAGATccttcttaatagtttctcactttctcttatagttttgaTGTACCTTATAAATGAAGGAAAATTAACTAACCCATAAAGGATGAACATTTATCACTACGAAACCATTTTTACAACCTCAAAACATAAACTTTTAAGTATATCTCAAGCATGATGTTTTTAGAGTAATACAAATATGACTTGGATTATGTAAATTTTGGGGAGAAAAGTAAGAAACggattatttaataattatatcaCATTCACCGGCACATGTCTAATTCACAACCATAACTCATTTCATTGATTTAATGGAACACAATCTGTGATGAATAAGAATAAGTATGCAAGCATGGAAATCAATGTCATCCAGGATATTGccaaacaataaaaatcaaacaagaCTAAGTCGATACACACAATGAAAATCAGAAGcaacaaataaaaagatttaatttcattttttattttcattcaaaaagatTGTTATGCTAACCAAGTTGCTCTTCAGAAACAAATTCTCCAGAACTTCCATTATTTACTCCAGATATTTTGAGCTTTGATCTTAGAAAAAGAGCTATCACCTGCTTCAAAATGTTTTCATCATAAGAaccaattaaataacaaactaTATGATGCTCTGCAAATCAACAGTAAAAGTGCTGATATATAACCTAACTGCTtcatacaattaaataacttttcAAAAGTTTGCCAACTAACAGATTCCAAACGATATAAATTATTATGGATTGCATGCTAAATTATCATTGTCTTTCAggtttcattgatttttttagatgaaagacTACAAGGATAGCCTCCCGTCTCTGATGCTCATAGTTTTTCAACCGTAAATCAAACATGTTAAATTGAGGAACTCTGCAGAAGTTCCTCATCTTGCCTTACCATTTGCCAGGTGTCTTCAGCAGTGCAATAATTGTTAATGGGAGTATCTTAACACTATAATGGTAAGGCTACAATTTTCCATATCAGTCATTGCTAACAGATAAGATAAGAAACTATTATATTTCTTCTCCCCCTTTTGTATCAACTTACTTGACCAACAGAGGATACCCCTTTGTCTGTTCTACCACATCGTGAATATTGTGACTCCTTCTTATCACC is from Medicago truncatula cultivar Jemalong A17 chromosome 1, MtrunA17r5.0-ANR, whole genome shotgun sequence and encodes:
- the LOC25485024 gene encoding tRNA pseudouridine(38/39) synthase, with product MPQQTTRSMATQLSDVDYITTLQARVKELEAENANLLSRLAHCQCSEVGKKVYAPDDKTAEVTEPKISNGKSEETTKKKPGYKTRYLSHHSKRYVALKVMYFGKRFYGFSSEAQMEPSVESELFKALETTRLLVGDKKESQYSRCGRTDKGVSSVGQVIALFLRSKLKISGVNNGSSGEFVSEEQLEGELDYVRVINRELPSDIRILGWCPVPVDFHARFSCSGREYRYFFWKENLNILAMENAGTKLVGEHDFRNFCKMDAANVHTYMRRITMFEIYATDVRYEDNQLWVIKIRGRAFLWHQVRCMVAVLFSIGKGLESPDVIDMLLDTNRIPRKPQYVMASEAPLVLQSCEFEDLKFICSSDSGKALHAHLVNECKIFQLQTAIFHEAILNCVPLLHDQSLPPIQESKPPIQGSKKKGSYIPLMSRPTEPSYEERRAKLSSCT